In the genome of Oscarella lobularis chromosome 1, ooOscLobu1.1, whole genome shotgun sequence, one region contains:
- the LOC136192804 gene encoding uncharacterized protein — protein sequence MVFVVENPKELTVVNESDSVNLTCRINLKNDLSHLTIQVQSQKAAYDYLVALANRKDVGAYHCVVHTRDGTTTIDSGNSTVLHVNHSPIVRISSSPFPSQDRVVIIDYHGTGLLNCSAEGSPSPLLFMSHDGRQMSNATMKYFSSATERDNGEYCCIAFNLLGRKKACLTVSVDTDVSESQKRLIVGVTIGCILVVILIAVIVCAIIRCRHSSKSLLRDHEDEADSLLPALHVQVKVVSELFSSNWEGLKDFIRAINPPFERGESFVDDIERERADRESNYDWATHCLQIWVGENPNKNFLHVVSDTLARGIENGVLLEELRNRFPQLRSS from the exons ATGGTTTTCGTTGTGGAAAATCCGAAAGAGCTGACTGTAGTAAATGAGTCGGATTCGGTCAACTTGACGTGTCGCATCAATCTGAAAAACGATCTTTCACACTTGACTATTCAGGTGCAATCGCAAAAAGCCGCGTACGATTATCTGGTGGCTTTGGCGAACCGAAAGGATGTCGGGGCATACCATTGCGTCGTTCACACAAGGGACGGCACGACAACTATTGACTCTGGCAATAGCACTGTATTGCACGTAAACC ATAGCCCGATAGTGAGGATATCATCGTCACCTTTTCCTTCTCAAGACCGTGTGGTGATCATTGATTACCACGGAACTGGCCTTCTGAACTGCTCGGCTGAAggttctccttctcctctcctcTTCATGTCACACGACGGCAGGCAGATGTCAAATGCCACGATGAAATACTTTTCCTCGGCAACCGAACGCGACAATGGCGAGTATTGCTGTATAGCCTTCAACCTGCTTGGTCGCAAAAAAGCGTGCTTGACCGTGTCCGTCGATACCGATGTCTCAGAATCTCAAAAACGTCTTATAGTTGGGGTGACTATCGGTTGCATTTTAGTCGTCATACTCATCGCGGTCATTGTTTGTGCTATTATTAG GTGCCGTCACAGCTCAAAAAGTCTTCTTCGCGATCATGAAGATGAAGCCGATTCATTATTGCCAG CCCTCCACGTCCAAGTCAAAGTTGTGTCAGAGTTATTTTCAAGCAACTGGGAAGGTTTGAAAGATTTTATTCGGGCTATCAATCCGCCCTTCGAAAGGGGAGAGTCTTTTGTTGATGACATCGAAAGGGAGAGAGCGGACCGTGAGTCTAATTATGATTGGGCAACGCACTGTTTGCAAATATGGGTTGGCGAAAATCCAAAcaaaaattttcttcatgTCGTTTCTGACACGCTTGCTAGAGGTATTGAAAATGGCGTTCTCCTCGAAGAACTCCGCAACCGATTTCCACAACTCAGAtcttcttaa
- the LOC136199930 gene encoding blue-sensitive opsin-like: protein MSGSGLEAISLIQNQSNSTKLILRPRDNDVDYVQLAIIIPGSLQLVLCAFASLAIIRVRALRVGQNIYVVNMVLSDILRGILGLWIFAFGLSSYGYNSRAGSNACVSFFFFWHWQFFWSTWGTVLISRSRYRTIKDPLADGVTTRKAAFASTATCLMGIVIAVPPLFTWARYKMSTFVDPNGYYSHYCVVDQSNHTNYLSFLLFYYGISYWLPFVFVIYYLGQTLRIVFRSIAERRRLTGLASGASDTEANRSTPLFKSKALWYVIILVASNAIFPAPYIITQLLRSTIRISADIVIATGLVFRINFLVNSVLYCFWAKTLTSSLWNVVRCRKLRNVPVIRQK, encoded by the coding sequence ATGAGCGGATCAGGTCTCGAAGCAATCAGTTTGATTCAAAATCAGTCCAACTCAACTAAACTGATATTGAGGCCTCGAGATAACGACGTGGACTACGTTCAATTAGCCATTATCATCCCAGGAAGTCTTCAGCTCGTACTCTGCGCTTTCGCCTCCCTGGCAATCATCCGCGTGCGCGCATTGCGCGTCGGTCAAAACATCTACGTCGTCAACATGGTTCTTTCCGACATTCTTCGCGGAATTCTTGGATTGTGGATATTCGCCTTCGGACTCTCGTCCTACGGTTACAACAGTCGCGCCGGATCAAACGCTTGCgtgtcctttttcttcttctggcaCTGGCAATTCTTCTGGTCGACGTGGGGGACCGTTCTCATATCGCGCAGTCGCTACCGGACAATCAAGGATCCTCTCGCAGATGGCGTGACGACTCGAAAAGCGGCATTTGCAAGTACAGCCACGTGCTTGATGGGAATCGTCATCGCCGTGCCGCCTCTGTTCACCTGGGCAAGGTACAAAATGAGCACCTTCGTCGATCCCAACGGCTACTACAGTCACTATTGTGTCGTGGACCAGTCTAATCACACTAACTATCTCtcatttttgcttttctaCTACGGAATATCCTATTGGCTGCCTTTTGTGTTCGTCATCTATTACCTTGGACAAACGCTGAGAATTGTGTTTCGAAGCATAgctgaacgtcgacgactaaCTGGTCTCGCCTCCGGTGCCAGTGACACGGAAGCAAATAGATCAACGCCCCTGTTCAAATCCAAAGCCCTGTGGTATGTCATcattctcgtcgcttcgaacgcgATTTTCCCTGCACCTTACATTATCACTCAGCTGCTCCGATCTACGATTCGAATTTCGGCTGATATCGTTATAGCCACCGGTTTGGTCTTCAGGAtcaattttctcgtcaattCGGTGCTGTACTGCTTCTGGGCCAAGACGCTTACGAGTTCACTTTGGAATGTTGTGCGGTGCCGGAAACTGCGCAATGTCCCAGTGATCCGTCAAAAAtga
- the LOC136190110 gene encoding roundabout homolog 1-like, with the protein MTNEMIGAHDGIESKSIVCHVFIFAILFFGTASSSRIDAHVDIARPQKYLVRGETTSDDFFRCGGEYSNDAAKGLRVDLVLNRESNSEYVTMAPNADARYVFNCEPPMPLEKEKLVLVNSAYCTLGIVVASAGEDAGWYSCQAQGNASFSAAGNVVTYLRVWDDFILDTAQQNPAIIAVNETDDVVLKCRINQQENLEGLSIRWQRFSVDVKQEDAKSVSKRGGAFDLELMSARQKDAGVYQCVIVSQIGDTVIDSGSDVTLVVNYSPSVEILAEVINSSIKPKGRELEIPYHGNVDLVCKATGLPLPDIVMLRNNRDLSLKQEDYTVTLEIRDATDKNDGHYCCRASNMLGSTPEYGACLSVDVQMPPDITSLKFDKNVGGCFPENESVTLKCIAMGSPSPTVKLFDPENEEVKVGTGEASVSIDTSSSKDGIYACRATSPVGNDDRKELAFCVRVEIVFRGVTTHQNASDNDTCLPEGSSLTLCCTASAGDNSLDTIQISTSEGSPIASDSGTKGKVCVDVKKSGNYSCRASTEHSSSQAYLSVCIDGQDDDENTEAFVGEAVGGVFFFLLIVIVVALIINKRTSWWKKDPEKNHLIEDFVPSSKEQIEFVSAMLSRDWEVLRDFCRVIDPPFRKGESFIDSIKKARAKKNHTDIYWATRCLTIWIKENPRKDFIRAVYDALRRGIEDKKLARKLSERFPRPNLGDSLEMSPCASPLALESV; encoded by the exons ATGACCAACGAGATGATCGGGGCACACGACGGCATCGAATCGAAATCTATTGTCTGCCACGTTTTCATTTTCGCAATATTATTTTTCG GAaccgcttcgtcttctcgcatCGACGCACACGTTGACATCGCCCGTCCCCAAAAGTACCTCGTTcgaggcgaaacgacgagcgacgacttTTTCCGTTGCGGAGGCGAGTACAGCAATGACGCGGCCAAAGGCCTTCGAGTCGATCTGGTGTTAAATCGAGAAAGCAACTCGGAGTACGTTACGATGGCTCCCAATGCCGACGCTCGATACGTGTTCAACTGCGAGCCTCCAATGCCActcgaaaaagagaaactcgTGCTCGTCAACTCTGCGTACTGCACACTTGGAATCGTCGTAGCGTCCGCCGGCGAAGACGCCGGTTGGTATTCGTGTCAGGCACAGGGCAACGCTTCCTTTAGTGCGGCGGGAAACGTAGTGACTTACCTGCGAGTGTGGG ATGATTTCATACTAGATACCGCGCAGCAAAATCCCGCAATCATTGCAGTCAACGAaaccgatgacgtcgttttgaaatGTCGCATCAATCAACAGGAAAACCTCGAGGGTTTGTCCATACGTTGGCAGCGTTTCAGTGTCGATGTCAAGCAGGAAGACGCAAAAAGCGTGAGTAAACGTGGCGGTGCGTTCGACCTCGAGCTCATGTCGGCACGTCAAAAAGACGCCGGAGTGTACCAGTGCGTCATCGTTTCTCAAATCGGCGATACGGTTATTGACTCcggcagtgacgtcacgctcgTCGTGAACT ATTCTCCGTCGGTAGAAATCCTTGCTGAGGTCATCAATTCGTCAATTAAACCTAAAGGACGGGAGCTGGAAATTCCGTACCACGGGAATGTGGATTTAGTGTGCAAAGCCACCGGACTTCCTCTTCCCGACATCGTCATGCTGCGCAATAACAGAGATCTTTCTTTGAAGCAGGAAGACTATACCGTGACGTTGGAAATTCGTGACGCCACTGATAAGAATGACGGGCATTATTGCTGCAGAGCGTCGAATATGCTCGGAAGTACCCCGGAATATGGCGCGTGCCTCAGTGTTGACGTTCAGA TGCCTCCGGACATCACGTCATTGAAATTCGACAAAAACGTGGGCGGTTGTTTTCCGGAAAACGAGAGCGTCACTTTGAAATGCATAGCAATGGGATCTCCCTCGCCGACTGTCAAACTTTTCGACCCCGAGAATGAGGAAGTTAAAGTGGGAACAGGAGAAGCCAGTGTATCAATTGATACGAGCTCGAGCAAAGACGGAATATACGCGTGTCGTGCTACGAGCCCAGTCGGGAACGACGATAGGAAAGAGCTGGCGTTTTGCGTGCGCG TTGAGATTGTGTTTCGTGGCGTGACGACGCATCAAAACGCAAGCGATAACGACACGTGCTTACCGGAAGGTTCCTCGCTCACGTTGTGCTGCACGGCGTCTGCGGGAGATAATTCCTTGGATACTATTCAAATATCGACGTCCGAGGGGTCGCCCATAGCGTCCGACAGTGGGACGAAGGGAAAAGTCTgcgttgacgtcaagaagTCTGGCAACTATAGTTGTCGTGCGTCGACGGAGCATAGCAGCTCGCAGGCATATTTGTCTGTTTGCATCGATGGccaggacgacgacgaaaacacTGAAGCTTTCGTTGGCGAAGCTGTTGGaggcgtcttcttttttcttctaatcgTCATAGTGGTGGCTCTGATTATTAATAAGCGGACATCTTGGTG GAAAAAAGATCCTGAGAAAAATCATTTGATAGAAGACTTCGTGCCTTCAAGCAAAG AGCAAATTGAATTTGTATCCGCGATGCTTTCGCGTGACTGGGAAGTCTTGAGGGATTTTTGCCGTGTAATTGACCCTCCCTTCAGAAAGGGCGAGtcttttattgattctataaAAAAGGCGAGAGCCAAGAAAAATCACACCGACATCTACTGGGCGACGCGTTGTCTAACGATTTGGATCAAAGAAAATCCGAGAAAAGACTTCATACGTGCCGTCTATGACGCTCTCCGAAGAGGCATCGAGGATAAGAAACTCGCCAGAAAACTCAGCGAACGCTTTCCACGTCCCAATCTTGGAGACA GTCTTGAAATGTCACCCTGTGCTTCCCCCTTGGCTTTGGAATCTGTGTAG
- the LOC136192728 gene encoding uncharacterized protein isoform X2, with product MIKAHNGIASKSIVCLTVISAALCFGTTEIDVHMDISRPQKYLVRGETTSDDFLFCRGEYSNDAVKGLRVDLTLERESACCNPHVPMAPNADARYVFKCEPPMPLEKEKLMPVSSAYCTLGIVNVSADKDAGQYRCQVKGKASTKAAQTYLGVWDKFILNTTQRNPAIVEVNETDDVVLKCRINRQKNLQGLTVRWQHSGSDLSDKIESAETLSNCGCSFDLELKSASRQDAGVYQCVVFAQNGDRLIDSGRQITLVVNDSSHVVGPVGIMSLKFEARESGCFSENEIVNLKCTVTGNTLLTVYDPGENAVGAGMGEVEIPVNTSLAKDGIYKCRAVGENSKKELEFCVRVQSVFRQNASDNATCLAEGSSLTLCCTASAGINPVDIEILTSNGSSLASNDPMKRDVCVDVQKSDNYSCLASTPHSNSRERLSVTNCTDGDTPDQGGSSHLALALIISGSVFGVLLIVIVGVILRRRCRKKVLFIRNPSKEQTEHANNAYAERDPLIGLQSEEEPMELASSILSVDWETLRDFCREIDPPFEKGESFIDSIKEKRDKENRSNNYWATHCLETWRKEHPKENFWRSVCDALKKVNSLDASQVLNLETVTKCHSGCLPVVQK from the exons ATGATCAAGGCACACAACGGCATCGCATCGAAATCTATTGTCTGCCTCACAGTCATTTCCGCAGCGTTATGTTTCG GAACTACCGAAATTGACGTCCACATGGACATCAGCCGTCCCCAAAAGTACCTCGTTCGAGGCGAAAcaacgagcgacgactttctcttttgccgAGGCGAGTACAGCAATGACGCGGTCAAAGGCCTTCGTGTGGATCTAACGTTGGAACGAGAAAGCGCGTGCTGCAATCCGCACGTTCCAATGGCTCCCAACGCCGACGCTCGATACGTGTTCAAATGCGAGCCTCCAATGCCActcgaaaaagagaaacttATGCCCGTCAGCTCTGCGTACTGCACACTTGGAATCGTCAACGTATCCGCCGACAAAGACGCCGGCCAGTATCGCTGTCAGGTTAAGGGCAAAGCTTCCACGAAAGCCGCACAGACTTATTTGGGAGTGTGGG ATAAGTTCATACTGAACACCACGCAGCGAAATCCCGCAATCGTCGAAGTCAACGAGACCGATGATGTCGTCTTGAAATGTCGCATCAATCGACAGAAAAACCTTCAGGGTTTGACTGTACGATGGCAACATTCTGGTAGTGACCTTTCGGACAAAATCGAAAGCGCGGAAACACTGAGTAATTGTGGTTGTTCCTTTGACTTGGAGCTGAAGTCAGCAAGTCGACAAGACGCCGGAGTATACCAGTGCGTCGTCTTTGCTCAAAACGGCGATCGTCTTATTGACTCCGGCCGTCAAATCACACTGGTCGTGAACG ATAGTTCCCATGTGGTAGGGCCTGTAGGCATAATGTCATTGAAATTTGAAGCAAGGGAGAGCGGTTGcttttcagaaaatgaaatCGTTAATTTGAAATGCACGGTAACGGGCAATACTTTACTGACAGTGTATGATCCCGGGGAGAATGCTGTTGGAGCTGGAATGGGAGAAGTTGAGATTCCAGTCAATACGAGCTTGGCTAAAGACGGCATTTACAAGTGTCGTGCAGTTGGGGAAAATTCTAAAAAGGAGCTAGAATTTTGTGTGCGCG TTCAAAGTGTGTTTCGTCAGAACGCAAGCGACAACGCCACTTGCTTAGCCGAAGGCTCGTCGCTCACATTGTGCTGCACAGCATCTGCAGGCATAAATCCAGTAGATATTGAGATATTGACGTCGAATGGAAGTTCGCTGGCGTCCAATGATCCGATGAAGAGAGATGTTTGCGTAGATGTCCAGAAGTCCGACAATTATAGTTGCCTTGCATCCACTCCTCACAGCAACTCGCGGGAACGTTTATCTGTCACAAATTGCACGGATGGCGACACTCCAGATCAAGGTGGTTCATCTCACCTCGCTTTAGCTTTAATAATATCTGGCAGCGTCTTTGGCGTTCTACTAATTGTAATTGTTGGAGTCATTTTACGGCGCCGTTGTCG GAAAAAAGTCCTTTTTATAAGAAATCCAAGCAAAG AGCAAACCGAACACGCAAACAACGCTTATGCTGAAAGAGATCCTTTAATAGGGCTTCAAAGCGAAGAAG agCCAATGGAACTGGCTTCCTCAATTCTTTCGGTCGACTGGGAAACCTTGCGGGACTTTTGTCGTGAAATTGACCCACCTTTTGAAAAGGGAGAGTCCTTTATTGACAGTatcaaagagaagagagacaaGGAAAATCGCAGTAACAATTACTGGGCGACGCACTGTCTAGAGACGTGGAGAAAAGAACACCCGAAAGAAAACTTTTGGCGTTCCGTTTGTGATGCACTCAAAAAAGTAAACTCTCTTGACGCTTCCCAGGTCCTGAACTTGGAGACA gtCACGAAATGTCATTCTGGCTGTCTCCCTGTGGTTCAGAAGTAG
- the LOC136192728 gene encoding uncharacterized protein isoform X1 has translation MIKAHNGIASKSIVCLTVISAALCFGTTEIDVHMDISRPQKYLVRGETTSDDFLFCRGEYSNDAVKGLRVDLTLERESACCNPHVPMAPNADARYVFKCEPPMPLEKEKLMPVSSAYCTLGIVNVSADKDAGQYRCQVKGKASTKAAQTYLGVWDKFILNTTQRNPAIVEVNETDDVVLKCRINRQKNLQGLTVRWQHSGSDLSDKIESAETLSNCGCSFDLELKSASRQDAGVYQCVVFAQNGDRLIDSGRQITLVVNDSSHVVGPVGIMSLKFEARESGCFSENEIVNLKCTVTGNTLLTVYDPGENAVGAGMGEVEIPVNTSLAKDGIYKCRAVGENSKKELEFCVRVQSVFRQNASDNATCLAEGSSLTLCCTASAGINPVDIEILTSNGSSLASNDPMKRDVCVDVQKSDNYSCLASTPHSNSRERLSVTNCTDGDTPDQGGSSHLALALIISGSVFGVLLIVIVGVILRRRCRKKVLFIRNPSKEQTEHANNAYAERDPLIGLQSEEDSFLEPMELASSILSVDWETLRDFCREIDPPFEKGESFIDSIKEKRDKENRSNNYWATHCLETWRKEHPKENFWRSVCDALKKVNSLDASQVLNLETVTKCHSGCLPVVQK, from the exons ATGATCAAGGCACACAACGGCATCGCATCGAAATCTATTGTCTGCCTCACAGTCATTTCCGCAGCGTTATGTTTCG GAACTACCGAAATTGACGTCCACATGGACATCAGCCGTCCCCAAAAGTACCTCGTTCGAGGCGAAAcaacgagcgacgactttctcttttgccgAGGCGAGTACAGCAATGACGCGGTCAAAGGCCTTCGTGTGGATCTAACGTTGGAACGAGAAAGCGCGTGCTGCAATCCGCACGTTCCAATGGCTCCCAACGCCGACGCTCGATACGTGTTCAAATGCGAGCCTCCAATGCCActcgaaaaagagaaacttATGCCCGTCAGCTCTGCGTACTGCACACTTGGAATCGTCAACGTATCCGCCGACAAAGACGCCGGCCAGTATCGCTGTCAGGTTAAGGGCAAAGCTTCCACGAAAGCCGCACAGACTTATTTGGGAGTGTGGG ATAAGTTCATACTGAACACCACGCAGCGAAATCCCGCAATCGTCGAAGTCAACGAGACCGATGATGTCGTCTTGAAATGTCGCATCAATCGACAGAAAAACCTTCAGGGTTTGACTGTACGATGGCAACATTCTGGTAGTGACCTTTCGGACAAAATCGAAAGCGCGGAAACACTGAGTAATTGTGGTTGTTCCTTTGACTTGGAGCTGAAGTCAGCAAGTCGACAAGACGCCGGAGTATACCAGTGCGTCGTCTTTGCTCAAAACGGCGATCGTCTTATTGACTCCGGCCGTCAAATCACACTGGTCGTGAACG ATAGTTCCCATGTGGTAGGGCCTGTAGGCATAATGTCATTGAAATTTGAAGCAAGGGAGAGCGGTTGcttttcagaaaatgaaatCGTTAATTTGAAATGCACGGTAACGGGCAATACTTTACTGACAGTGTATGATCCCGGGGAGAATGCTGTTGGAGCTGGAATGGGAGAAGTTGAGATTCCAGTCAATACGAGCTTGGCTAAAGACGGCATTTACAAGTGTCGTGCAGTTGGGGAAAATTCTAAAAAGGAGCTAGAATTTTGTGTGCGCG TTCAAAGTGTGTTTCGTCAGAACGCAAGCGACAACGCCACTTGCTTAGCCGAAGGCTCGTCGCTCACATTGTGCTGCACAGCATCTGCAGGCATAAATCCAGTAGATATTGAGATATTGACGTCGAATGGAAGTTCGCTGGCGTCCAATGATCCGATGAAGAGAGATGTTTGCGTAGATGTCCAGAAGTCCGACAATTATAGTTGCCTTGCATCCACTCCTCACAGCAACTCGCGGGAACGTTTATCTGTCACAAATTGCACGGATGGCGACACTCCAGATCAAGGTGGTTCATCTCACCTCGCTTTAGCTTTAATAATATCTGGCAGCGTCTTTGGCGTTCTACTAATTGTAATTGTTGGAGTCATTTTACGGCGCCGTTGTCG GAAAAAAGTCCTTTTTATAAGAAATCCAAGCAAAG AGCAAACCGAACACGCAAACAACGCTTATGCTGAAAGAGATCCTTTAATAGGGCTTCAAAGCGAAGAAG attcttttctagagCCAATGGAACTGGCTTCCTCAATTCTTTCGGTCGACTGGGAAACCTTGCGGGACTTTTGTCGTGAAATTGACCCACCTTTTGAAAAGGGAGAGTCCTTTATTGACAGTatcaaagagaagagagacaaGGAAAATCGCAGTAACAATTACTGGGCGACGCACTGTCTAGAGACGTGGAGAAAAGAACACCCGAAAGAAAACTTTTGGCGTTCCGTTTGTGATGCACTCAAAAAAGTAAACTCTCTTGACGCTTCCCAGGTCCTGAACTTGGAGACA gtCACGAAATGTCATTCTGGCTGTCTCCCTGTGGTTCAGAAGTAG
- the LOC136199516 gene encoding neurotrypsin-like, with product MWGAICGNDWSFSDARVVCRQLGFPDALNANGDHCNDTYRNRNILMDNVECDGSETRLQDCKFDGWERFDCDYKELAYVECDPVGLLIRGSTLRLVDRTRSLTLRLELFHDSSWWVFCDYGWTTAHADVACRQLGFSGSTAIDQ from the exons ATGTGGGGCGCCATTTGCGGCAACGACTGGTCTTTCTCCGACGCTCGCGTTGTGTGTCGCCAGCTGGGCTTTCCCGACGCTCTAAACGCAAACGGTGATCATTGCAACGATACTTACAGAAACCGAAACATACTCATGGATAACGTCGAATGCGACGGCAGCGAGACGCGACTGCAAGACTGCAAATTTGATGGATGGGAGCGTTTCGATTGCGACTACAAAGAACTGGCTTACGTTGAATGCG ATCCAGTTGGATTGCTGATTCGAGGAAGCACTTTGCGACTCGTCGATCGTACTCGCTCGCTCACCCTACGCCTGGAGCTGTTTCACGATTCGTCCTGGTGGGTTTTCTGCGACTACGGTTGGACGACGGCACACGCGGATGTGGCGTGCCGCCAGCTCGGTTTTTCTGGTTCGACGGCAATAGACCAATAG